Below is a window of Ctenopharyngodon idella isolate HZGC_01 chromosome 7, HZGC01, whole genome shotgun sequence DNA.
taatattataaagtgacgagaatactttttgtgcgccaaaaaaacaaagtaacaacttttcaacaatatctagtgatggacgatttcaaaacactgattcgaatcttttgtttcagtgttttgaaatcggccatcactagatatataaaaagaatatcactggaatgaaggtttatgaccacatttatattagaaaagctttccagcgctggagagagctaagagggaaggcctgaaaacagacgcggaggctgatttgattccttctcatgtgagtaacactgggtttgagtgtctggagctgctgtgctgtttgcgactaacaacgaacactttttatttactcttgtgtactgtatgttcattttttgtgcttccttgtcattcgttcatcatctgagctttatttttcgtgaagcatttggTTGTGCGTCAGCTGTggtaaacagacatccactctctcattgcgtgtgtaacagcggccagatagtgagagacGCACTGACGGCTGCTAGAGAACGAGgtgtttagtgtcattgttagtgcattcgcctcgcctgccagcagcgatcgggccggggttcgagaccgacgcggagcagggtggttaggattggagtgtgagttttggaggcggagcaatgaagagaggggtgtgtttgtgtgaagtgtcacagaatgatcccatgtgACGTGTATATTCCACGTGTTCTGGGGGTTTACGACAGGGTTTGGTGAAAATCGAGCTGAAATTCAATGTATTATTTAAGGAAAATCCTGCCCTCGGCCGCTGGTCTTCTGTGTCATGTTCATGAGactcacacagaaacacacacaatctgtgATAAATCAAGATCAATAAAAACGCCTAGAAATCCCAAAAACAGAATCTGAGTTAAATATCTGTGACGACAGTCAGAATGACAGATGTGAACGTGAACACAGCGGAGTCTCATGAACGCACAGAAGTCCAATGACAGGACTTTCATTAAATTTAggtttgttgttattattagttTTCGATCATTCTGATACTtttggatcttttttttttaagaagctggattcactgccattatacgGACGAGTGCGAgcgggacatttttttttacaatttcccCTTCTGAggtctgaaaaagaaagaagggcatcAGAACAACagcagggtgagtaaatgaggagaattaaccctttaatagtcGCTCTCTAAGGGTGCTGTGCAGTGACATTCACAGCAGCTGCTGTTACCATAGCAACACTGCAACACCGGTTCGGCCAATCAGAGGACTGTCTGTTTTATAAAGGATAATAAATGATATCCATCTCTGTATCATCACTGtataaactgtaaaaacaactttttgCTGAAGTGCTTGGTTTACAGTgggttaaatgtgttttatgatGAACGGTGACGTTTTACCGATGGTCACGTCTCCTCTGATGTCACTCTCCACACACACAACGGCTCCCGCCGCGATCTTCACGCTGAAATcagacacaaaacacacacgcTCAGGGTCACACACAGGTGCAGTAACACTTGTGTTCAAAACATCACACTGGTGATCTTTATGAGGCTTCAAGACACTTCTGACATGCGTTGCTGTGActttaaatgtttcttaataCAGAAGATTCTGTCCTGATGTCTGCGTAGGACTGAAATGTGTCTCTGAACATGAATATTGTCATTGAGTTATTATAGTTACAATAAGAGAACTGCTTTATGTGACGAAATACGGTTTTCTTACACTTCTGCCACTCATAATCGAGCGTTCATGACCTGAAGACTCTCTGACGCTGATCTCAATCAGGAATGATGAAGGTTTCACCCATACTGAATGAATCTGTCAGAAATAACTGAAACACCTGGAGAAGTTCTGCTATGATCATTCATCTGTTGTACTTCAATCACTCTATATTACTGTTAGAGAGCAGGTAACGTCTACATATCAAGGGTTACACTAGTACTCGAGTTTGTGCTGGTCAGACTGAAATTATTCAGTAAAGTTATTTTACCAACACTTCATCTGCTGGAAGGGTTCAATATCAGACAGAGAGACTGTGTACATGAGCGCGTCGCTTTAATTCACAAAATCATATTCTTTGAACTTACTGTCACAAAATATTTGACACACacgtatatgtatgtatatgacaaatatttttacattcagTTACAGTGTGAATGAGAGCAGATCACGTGACCATCTGAAGGTCCGACTTCATTCGGGCTTGAAATTAAACTTAGAGTCAAGAGACAAACAACAAACTCACAAAAAACTGCAAATTGTGGATCCTTTTTCCCACTTCAAAGTAGCACGTTGATCTTTTACTCTCAATCATGAATAAACAGTGATgataaatatgaaatgattttGAGCTATTTTGGCACCAACGTTTTGATTAATcctgattattaatataacaataaatgcaaattaaatCGCTGCTGGTCTTTTCTTCTAGATTAATCATAATGCATGTTAATACAGAtgcagttattattattaatataaggATCAGTATGACGTTGGGTGTGTCTGTTTTAATcgggattaattttttttaatctgaagCAATAAAACAGAAGTCTGTATCGCATTATGGACATAGCTGAAGCTGCGTTTGTGAGATTTACTTCCTAAAAACACGACAAACTGCTGTAAATGTATACATTGTTTACCTTTTCTGCCCAGTTTGTTTCGCACTCGGATCCGCCATCTTCACTCGTTCGATGACGTCACCGCTCGACTGAGCCGCCTGTCAGCGATGACGCGGTGAGCGATCAATGATGTCTGTTCAGCGCCGCCTGCTGGACGCGTCAGTATTAGCTACGCTATTCACTATGGAATGCCAAGtctgccaaaattaaaaataaataaatatataaataaatatacatagaaaagcagtaaaaaaaaaaataataataataattatttatacattttttccttatttatgtatatatttattttttccacatttatttatttttttcttttatttatttatacatttattcatttcgatttttatttatttacacatttatttatttatttatttccatatttgttcatttccacatttattcatttctacatttattcaattctacatttctttatttttacattcatgtatttttacatttctttgtccttaatgtactaagacagtgatattaaaaaatCAAACTCACTAAACgtcataataataatgaatatgatctcaacatttttaaaaatcactgtCTAATGTACATTAAGCCACATTAAGCGTTTTcttataatggttttctatgagagaAAAAGGCTTTACGTGTTATTAAACTCTTTTTTGTACgtagtatgctttattattatgatgTTTAGTGAGtttatcactgtcttagtacattaagccctGTTAAGCGTTTTTCACGTTAAGaatgttttagaatgtccccACGACACGACAAAATGTTCTACTGTAACCGACGCCTCGTTCTATTTTGGATCTTTGAAGTATACGTAGTATTTTAAGCATTTGTCACATGTTGTGCATGTAAAAGTAGGAAATATGAATGTGAAGTGAATTTGTGGTCTCGTTTCAAATGCATTGATCATTATGCTGGCGTTGACTTCACTGTAGTCTATATGTGCGCTGCTTGCTTTCTGTGTTCTGACCGGTGTCCGAATCTCAATCAGACGCAAgcccattcattcaaatgattaataTTGGGAAATAACAAGCGCTTCCATTTCAGAGTCCCTGTTCTCAGATCTGCTGAAGATGTTGCTGTTCATGTTTGCCAGCGCAGGACATTTTACAAATCCAGACCAGACGAAGTTCTACGGCCATGTCCGGAATAAAGAGTAGCCTATCCAGGGTTATATTACTTAACCCGCGACATTTTGGCCATACTACCCATTCAAATCATTCATCCCAGTATCAACGTCAGTAGGCTACACTATTTCGGGCACACCACAAGATGTCACTGTGGCCTCAACGCTTCGCTCTCGCCTACTCTGAGCTCGATTGCTATGTCTGAGGTAAACCACGCCCTCCTCATTACCCTacggacaaagaaatgtaaaaatacatgaatataaaaataaagaaatgtagaaatgaatatggaaatatggaaataaaatatggaaataaatacataaataaataaataaatgtggaaataaaaatctaaatgaataaatgtataaataaataaaagaaaaaataaataaatgtggaaaaaaataaatatatacataaataaggaaaaaatgtatacatttttttttttttggctttttttttttttgctatgtatatttatttatatatttatttatttatttttgcttttttacatttctttgtatatttatttatgtatttatttatttttaattttggcagaCTTGGGATTCCATAATTCACAGGCGCCCTACGCAGTGTTCACTGAGCAGGGGAGTTCACATAAGATCTTCCAGCGCATCTGCGTTTCTCATACTGCATCATACATATACTTCGACCTAAAAGTATAGCCTACTCTTAATTTTGTGCAGCAGAAGAGTAGCCTAACTTATTGGGACAAAGTACCACGTCATAACAGGCAGTTAATCATCCTGTCACAGTTAACATCCTCATACATACcccacattttatttaattaaacttaAACTACTAAAAATTCTTCCTATTGGAGAGAAAACAAGTAGCATGATAATCTGCCAGTCTGGGTTTTTCATGATGTGAActctactttttattttttatttatttatttttgcataatgatacattttatagtTAATAGCCAAACATATCTATTGGTATTGTGctgttcatattttttataaagattCACAATGTTGTTGAAGATTAAATATAACAGAaaacattaaatacatatttttaatcagATTAGATATTggttaataattttttttagggtGTCTCTACTTAACCATCAGTCTCACACACATCCGGCATGATTGTAgttctgtttatttgtgtttgtagttctgcACAAACTCTATGGCCAGATTTAACTCCTCCCACCATATGTGAGGGTGATTTATCCCAATATTCAAGCAGaaggaactggatgaaatatataaatgataccAATCTACAATCTGACGTGATGCAGCCTGAATCACAATCACACTGTGTTCGTTGGTTGTCCAGAGGAgaactgagcctggtttctcccattTCTGCCACCTGATGGAGTTCCTTgcactgatctatataaatgacTGGATTGCTCATTGCGGTCTAAAGTGCCACCATAAGTGTTCGAGTGCCCATCTTACCATTCCCTATCGACAGAGGGCATCACTGTCAATCATTTGGCATCACAGCCAAAATCTAAAATCATCTGATTTGCAGTGTATCAGTGGCACATGAATAGtttttaagatatatttatgtaatactTCAAAAGTTATCTGTAATGTTTATGGTCTTTTAAAGCAGGATAAGCAATATATATAGAAATCGTTAAGATGGGTTTCTCTACGGCACACTGGCGACACCGGGAACTGAACTAACAAAAAAATAGGTTTCTGCATGTTCGCAATTGGAAATATTAAGCATGAACATATATCTGGGATTATTATTAGAAACTGATTTCTATATACATTAAATTTTACAATACATACAATTCCCTACAATTACTAAATTCCactaaattatattaaagtggacctataacacccctttcacaagatgtaatataagtctctggtgtctccagaatgtgtctgtgaagtttcagctcaaaataccccacagatcatttattatagcttgtcaaatttgtccctatttgggtgtgagcaaaaacacaccgtttttgtgtgtgtcgctttaaatgtaaatgagctgctgctcccggccccctttccagaagagggcggagctttaacagctcaacaacaacaaagttggagaatctcacgcagccaaaatgaggattgtcagtaacggtgttcagccttacattgttcaaaccggagtcgacactgatggagagactcaggaagaagttacaacttttagaatgaaactggacgtttctgaatgaaaTATTGCTTTTTTAGCAATCAAGCCTGCCAGGGTCAACTTCAGGCTagccaagctaacgagactctaaatagtgtttgtctgtgcagccatcgacagaacagttagcatgttTTGATCGAACTTTTGTcatggcgttagaactggtacaccgttgtcgcttgcgaaaacaaaatggcggcgcagTGGATAGAAACATGCagattaatattataataagatccccttcctatgtcacaaggggagcgaaatctgagcggctcgttttttcacatgcttgcagagaaaggcttgccaagaAAAACTTACTGGGTtgtcatttttcacattttctgcgTTGGTAGATGCACTTGGGACCCGATTaaagcacttaaacacggaaaagtcagatttttatgacatgtcccctttaaaaaggTTTATCATTCATGCATCATCTTGCTCGGAGTGACACTGGAAATAAAACTTCATGTCTTTAAATCCATATTCAGCGTCATTTCTCTGAATAAGTTGTGAAGCGTGTATATTATTTCCTGATGTCTCTTGGAGATCTTGGAAACCGCTAAAAGCCACAGGTCAGCTCAAATGCTTTGGCTTTTTACTAGTGTGACAGTTTTCATATGAATTAAGTGTTACTTGTATATATTGTTGAGCAGAATTAAACTCTGTTTGCACCATTGATCGTTACTTTCCTGTTTATcattgtgaagctgctttgaatcaatctgtattgtatgaagcactatataaataaaggtgacttgactagtTCTGAACCGAATCCTCCGGAGCGCAGTGGATTGTGGGCAATAGCAGCCGTTAGAATGTGCACAGTGTTACGGAATATCAGACTCAGACAGATGGTTAGTCGAAATAAGGATAGACTTTACTGCAGCAGACGAGGAGAAAAACAGGTAAGCAATTCAGAAGATAACTCGATGGTGATAGAGTTTACTGTTTTGCAGGTGATGGTGGAGATCATGGAAAAGGATGAAGTAGACCAATGAAGCGCACACCTCGTCTTGATGACGGTAAGTAGACTGGTAATCTTCTGATTCACACAGGTAGACAAACTGAAGACGCTGGAGAAACGTAGGAGCTTAGGGAATGCAGGTAAGAGTCTTGTCTCAAAACGAGAGCAGACAGTGAGGGTAAGCGAGGTGTGTGCTTATGTGTGTGTCTTGATGAGGTGATGATCAGTGTTGgcaaaagttacttttaaaagaaacacattacaatattgcgttactccctgaaaaaataactaattgtgttacttagttactttttatgaaaagtattagctgcagaaacacgctgcaaatacgcacaacacaaccaaatacagaacgcgctgcaaatagcaCAGAACAACGGAAATGTTTCAAGGGACCCTAACAAGTGTATTTAGTTGCATTGTGAGTCTTTGCAGCAAGCGAGCCACAAAGACAAACTCTCATATATTTTGGGAGAGAAAGGAAAACGTATTCACATGGCAGCGCAGTATGTGTCCTCCCTCCATCATATGAAGGAAAAAGACTGAACCCTCTTTTCCCTTTATCACTGCTCTCTCTATTCTTCTACTTTGTCTTTTCTTGTTCATTGTGATAACATACagtaaatatgtataatatggtcatgtgtatgttttttcccttttatttatctatatattTGTATGTTTATTGCTGCTTTGGCAACAGTGTGCTATTTCACacagtcatgccaataaagctcgTTTGAATTtaactgaattgaattgagagagagagagagagagagagagagagagagagagagagagagttgctGAGTCAGATGAACTCAGTGGAAGCAGCGGCGCGACCGACAGAGGCTCTGAGACCATGAgtgtgtttcattgtgtttctcTCGGAGCACAGCTGCAGTGCAGGGTCACAGTTCAAAGGTCAAACGTCAGTCAGAAGAGCCGCTCTGATGCAGATGGACAGACACAATCATCTCTGGAGTAACGTAAGTAAAGTCCTTTCATGAACTCACACAGGAACCTAATATCATTACATTAATGCAGCTTTATATGATGCTCATTACAGGAAGTGTATAAATCTAGATTTCTGTTGTAAGTGAATAGAGCATTTATAAATTGATAACTGGTTGAATTATCAGGTGGTCTCTCTGCCGGCGATGTCGCGTGTGGCGGTGTGTGGTGGTACCCATGGCAACGAGCTCTCAGGTATCTACCTGGTGAGGGAGAGGCTGAAGAGGAGGGAGGATGGGATAGGGCCGGTTTCCGTAGTAACGCTCATGTCGAACCCACGCGCCGTGCAGCTGTGCGTCCGTTACGTGGAGACGGACCTGAACCGCTGCTTCACGCGAGCTGCGCTCAGGTGAGACGCAAGATAGAGATGAGGAAATAACGACAGCATTCCTGGCAGAAACAGTGCAGTACTGCAATATGAAGACACTGTCAGAGAACAGCTTCAGTAAACGACTGGTAAACTTCTGCATACTAACGTGCAACATGATGAAGTTAGTgccatgcaaaaataaaaccgGGATCTTCTCTATGACAAAGAAGTGAAAGAAAGCAGCAATAGGGTATATGTCGAACGTCACATGACCAAACCGGAAAACCGGTCTCATTGCATCCGcttgtcagagaaagtgttaacTGCAGTATGAACTGGCGGCATATCTATAGACTTTCAAGGTAATCAGCGAGTTTAAGTGAAAAATATTAGGGGTCGGTACAGCCTTGTTTGCATATCGACAATGTATGCTAGATATATTATGGCTGGATGTTGTCGGCTATGATATAATATCACAATAAATCACAATCCAGAAAGTTTTTTAAGATTCTTTTAGAGAGTCAACAGTGTGAAATGAGTGCCTCAAAATTAGCAAAATATTGTACTATAtctgaataaaatgttaatgtgtcaCATTTTAACTGTGATAGAAACTTATCAAATTAggaaagttaatcaaagtttaTGTTTAGGATCAAAAGAGAGACATGGTGAAACTGAGACTCAGCGTGTCCGTGTGAAAGAGAGCCAGTAAATCAGAGCAGTAGTTTCTGAGGGAATCAGTCACGTGAACTGCAGAACACAGACGCACTGAAACCAGGCAGGTTACGTTAAAGAATAAATAAGAATCCTCTTGTATGACGCACCATATCATTTCTATGTTGCGATGCCAAGCCCTGGATCAGATGCCATTTCTCTTTCTTCATAAATTCATATTGGGTCACTGGCACACACTGTCCTGTTCTTCTGTCATTGACATTTGATCATTTGCTCCTTTCACTGCCACTGCATATGCCAGATTCATTTACatgttgtgtatttaaatactCTACAGCGTTTGactgtttctgctgctgcattactgcagttttaactTTACTGTAATTTAGAGTTAGGGCCAGTGAGTCAAATGTTGATCTGTGAACATATTCTGACTCgccgtctgtccgtctgtctgtcagcGCACCCGTCTCTGAGCACTCGCCGTATGAGATGAtccgctctcaggagctcaacGCTCTTCTGGGCCCTAAAGGAAGCGCGCAGGCGGTCGACCTGCTGTGTGACCTGCACAACACCACTGCAAACACGGGGCTGTGCCTCATCACGTACTCCGACCGCGACTGGATCTGCCTGCACATCTGCAAACACCTGCAGGCATGAATGAAGACGTGCActgttgaaatattttatgatgAAATGTTGTATTTATGTCCAACTTCAGTGAGTACTTGTGTGTTTTCAGAGAGAAATGGCCTCCACTCCTGTCAGATACGTTCACTTCGATATTCCTCTCGACGAGGCCTATTCTCTGGATTCAGTGGGGAAACACGGCTTTGGTGAGACTGTTAAAAAGCGAAAGAGTTCATCATTCACTCGCCCATTCTTTCTCCAAACTACAGATCTGTTTGGCTTCACACATACTGACAGAAATGAGTGGAGGACCTGCagattctgttattttttaaGGATATGTTCAGCATTATCGGCTGACGTCATTTAGACGAGCTGTTGAACGCTGATTCTGCAGTGAAATGCTGACTCAAACACTTCTTTTATGGTTATGCAGCTAATTTATGGATGGGCTGTAATGCTTGACTGCGCTGAGCTTCGCTGTTAATCAGATTCATTATAAAGACTCTAAACATACAGAAGGGTTTATTGGGAGAGTAAGATTGCTGAAATGTTGGAGATGAAAACAGTGGCGGCTGTGGTTTGTGTGCCGCTCTCCCTCATCGCCTCAAACACCCACATGAGACGCACGAgtacaatgtgtgtgtgtataatatatatacatatatatatatatatatatacatatatatatatatatatatatatatatacacacacacacacacacacacacacacactagtcaacatttgaagtggatcaaaaacaaAGTTGTTCTTAAGACAActtttgatgaacttttttgatctacttcaaatgttgactagtatatatatatatatatatatatatatatgtgttgtTTCCTATGGTTATGGATAAAACCATCTGCTAAATGACATGTAAATGTGGCATTATTCTTCAGTAATGTACAAGCTATTTGCTAGTGAGTGTGTTTCATGTCTTCAGCGATGGAGGTCGGATCGCAGCCTCACGGTGTCGTCAGGTCTGTGGTCTTCAGCGCCATGCAGGAAGGAGTTCAGCTCATGCTGGACTGGATCTGTCAGTTCAACGCAGGTACATTTTTAACTACAAACCTCTGCAGAAATATGATTTCTGTATGTATTTCACAGCTTGTACATGTCTCTCTGCTCAGGGACCCTGTTTGAAGGAGGATCTGTTGATGTGTTCACGATGGTGAAGAATATCGACTACCCACGAGACCCCCAAACACACATGATCACAGCCGCAGTCCATCCCGACCTACAGGTAGAGAAAGATGAGAATCCGTCTTTGTGGAAACGTTGCTGCTGATGTTGTCAGAAAGAGTAATGGCAGGGTAAACATCCTCTCTCTTCGCTCAGGATAGGGATTTCTGTCTTCTCCACCCTGGAGACCCCATGTTCCTGTCTTTCTCAGGGGAAACATTGCGCTACAAAGGGAAAGAAGCGCTCTATCCGTTCTTCATAAACGAGGCTGCGTACTATGAGAAGGGTGTCGCTCTTTCCCTCGCCAGGAAGAGAAGAGTGGAGATTCCTTCCGTCCGCTCGGACACACTGAGATGAAAAAAGACAAGCATGAACAAAGGAGAGAAACGTGAACATGAGCACATGATGAGTTTATTACTGTTGCCACGGGAACACTGCATGTGTGAAAAACAAAGTCATCGTTCAGATGTTCAGAAAAACATTTTCTACACATATGGTGCACAGATGATGTTTCTGTATGCATGAATGCCCTAATACACTGACCATTAGCTGCGGGagatactgtatcccacaatgcagtgcGCCTGACCTTCCATTTCCAGTGTGACGAATGAACCAGAAGCAACATCAACTGCAAACACTGACACATATCATCACACATTAACTGTTCTACAGTTTCTACCTAGTtagaaatgaacaaaaaaaattgtatagaaataaatagataaatacaaataaatactaaccctaaccctaataaatatgattaattaaaagCAGAACACATTAGGATTCTGGTCTGTTCGTACTACTTCACTAAAGCTAAAACACGAGAAGTCAAGCTGTTTGATGTTGCTTATACTGAGGAAAATCCAGAAGTCAACTTTGAGTCTGACATCAATTCACAAGTGCTGAGGGAAAGTTTATCTCAAACTCAAActgtatcacacacacacacacacacacacacacacacacgcacacacacacacacacacacacacgcgcgcacacacgcacacacgcacacgtaCACACACGTGCAtgcgcacacactcacactcattcacacacacacacacacgcacacactcattcacacacacacacacgctcagtATCTCTTGAAAGTGCATCTGAGATTCTCAGAACGTGATTGTGTTTCTGACAGCAGTCGCTCTTCAACACACTGAAGACATTCATGTCCAACAAATTCTGTTCATTTTAGTTTCTATCTCACTCCACACCGATCTGATCCAATCTGTCAGCGCTGCCGTGATTTAAGCGACTCTGTACACCGTCATGCGGTCGTAGCTCTGACTGTGACTGCGAGCCGCCCACATCAGCAGCGCGGCGGCCATCATGTGCAGAGGAGATGCGATGAGCGCCAGATACAGAGACCAGCCCAAAGTGCCGTCCACGTGATCGGGCAACACGGACACGCGGTGCAGCAGGTCCATTCCAGCCAGGAAACAGCAGACGGTGGCCAGAGAACACAGGCCTGAGAGACAGAAACCAGCAGAAAAGGGATGATGTGCATATGCAGGTCTGAAGATACAAAAGAAAAAGCCCTCGACTGTCCAGatgaactctgacctgcgagCAGGTGAATGAGGCCGATGAAGAGCGCCGGCGTGAGACTCCCACACAGACACGCGCAGAACCCGAGCAAACCGCCCAGAACCACCAGACCCAGAGAGACCAGCGGCAGGAAGAACTGAAACCGCCACagatctgcacacacacacacacactgatcagttacacaaagagaaacaaatacgagtgtgtgtgtatgcgcgtgtgtgtgtgtatgtgtacgtgtgtgtgtgtgtgcatgcgcatgtgtatgtgtgtgttataaagtgtgtgtttgtgttataaAGAAGTGTGTGTTTGCTCACAGGTTCGTATCAGATCTTCTCCACTGTTGTGATTTCCCGGCTCTTTGTATTTTGGTGTGAACTGCTGAGAGAGAGTAAAACTCACACACTCCATCACCATCTTTGGatctgaaacaaacaaacaaacaacataacataaatGTACAAGAATGGGGATTAAATGTCCGTCTGaagaatgtaaataataaacaatcagACAACAATCACAATAATCACTGACAATAAAACTCTtgctgataataataacaatatttaccGGGTTCTCGGTACCAGTGCGCGTCCGTGGGCGTCTGAACGCATCTCCACCACAGTCCGAGCGTCCCGTTCATGCGGAACAGCGCGTCGCTCACGGTTTTCTCGTCAAACTCTCCCTCCAGAAACTCGTCTTGCAGCGCGCGCAGCTCCGTGGCGTTGGGCTCCGCGCGGACCGGCGGGCTCGTGTACCGGTACCAGTGCGGCGAGCCGACCGACACCGACAGATACACGGACGCCAGGACGCTTAAAACACCTGCGATGACCAGAGCTGTGGCGTGCCGGTTATCCACCATCATCCCCCAGTCTTTATGCGTCTCTCGATGAACACAAATGCGTTTGTCTCGTTGTATTTGCGTGCCCTATTTTCCGCCCG
It encodes the following:
- the LOC127516661 gene encoding N-acyl-aromatic-L-amino acid amidohydrolase (carboxylate-forming) B-like, with translation MQMDRHNHLWSNVVSLPAMSRVAVCGGTHGNELSGIYLVRERLKRREDGIGPVSVVTLMSNPRAVQLCVRYVETDLNRCFTRAALSAPVSEHSPYEMIRSQELNALLGPKGSAQAVDLLCDLHNTTANTGLCLITYSDRDWICLHICKHLQREMASTPVRYVHFDIPLDEAYSLDSVGKHGFAMEVGSQPHGVVRSVVFSAMQEGVQLMLDWICQFNAGTLFEGGSVDVFTMVKNIDYPRDPQTHMITAAVHPDLQDRDFCLLHPGDPMFLSFSGETLRYKGKEALYPFFINEAAYYEKGVALSLARKRRVEIPSVRSDTLR
- the cldnd1a gene encoding claudin domain-containing protein 1a, with protein sequence MMVDNRHATALVIAGVLSVLASVYLSVSVGSPHWYRYTSPPVRAEPNATELRALQDEFLEGEFDEKTVSDALFRMNGTLGLWWRCVQTPTDAHWYREPDPKMVMECVSFTLSQQFTPKYKEPGNHNSGEDLIRTYLWRFQFFLPLVSLGLVVLGGLLGFCACLCGSLTPALFIGLIHLLAGLCSLATVCCFLAGMDLLHRVSVLPDHVDGTLGWSLYLALIASPLHMMAAALLMWAARSHSQSYDRMTVYRVA